TTCATGGACTCCCAGCGCCTGAGATCCCCTTCCACCTGATAGTTGCTTTCTACAGCCGCTCTGAGAGCCGCTACTTCGGCATCACTTAAATCTTTGACTCTGGTATCAGGATTCACTCCTGTGGATGCCAAAATTTCATGAGACCTCGATAGACCGATTCCATAGATGTAGGTCAGACCAATTTCTACACGCTTGTCGCGAGGAAGGTCTATACCGGCAATCCGTGCCACGCTTTCTTCTCCCTATTCTTTGTTTTGTGCTACAAATGAGTCTTAAGAGC
Above is a window of Microcoleus sp. AS-A8 DNA encoding:
- the rpsM gene encoding 30S ribosomal protein S13; the encoded protein is MARIAGIDLPRDKRVEIGLTYIYGIGLSRSHEILASTGVNPDTRVKDLSDAEVAALRAAVESNYQVEGDLRRWESMNIKRLVDIGTYRGRRHRMGLPVRGQRTRTNARTRRGRRVAVAGKKKPPAKK